Genomic DNA from Anaerolineae bacterium:
GAAGGTTTTTCTGGGAGGTTGACAAGCCTGCCCTTGAACTATTGGGAAAATTTGAGCTGGATTAGTCGCAAATACCAGATTCCGATTGAGTTAGTGATCCGGCTGAACCACATTGTTACTCCCAATGAATTGTATGTTGGGGCGTCGTTGGTCTTGCCTGAAGAGCAGGTAGCGACGCCTTCCTCATCCTGTTATGTTCTGTCTGAAGATCTCTCGCCGTTGGAATTTGCAATTCTCAGCCAATCTAATCCATGGCAACTGGTTGCCCAAAATGCGCTTACGCAGACTATCCAACTCCTGCCAGGCGAACCCTATCGCGGACTGGATGAAGTTGAAAAAACTAATGAAGCGTTGAGTGCCCTTACCTGTCCTTTTACCGAAATCAGTTTTTCCCCACAGCGCTTTTTACAGGGAAAAACCGCCGCAATCCGCCTGAAGGCCAAAGCAGGTTTGAATCTTCAGGCTACCTTTATGGATCGAACCATTCCTTTTATGGAAGAGACGGCAGGAGAATATGTGTTATTGGTGGGAGTTCATGCCATGGCACAGCCGGGAATATATCCTTTTGAAGTTCGAGAGGTTTCCGCAGAGACATCCCATTTTATGGTCTCTCAGATGGTGAATGTTGGCAGGGTCGATTATCCATATGATAACCCGCTCAGCGTCGATCCGGAAACCATCGATCCTTCAGTGACTGAACCAGAAAATGAATTGTGGGCTTCTTACGCCCAAGACTTTACACCGCAGAAATACTGGCAAGGCGAGTTTGTCTTTCCTTCGCCACTATCAAAGGATTATTGCCTGACTTCCGGTGATTGCTGGTCTTCTCGCTTTGGGAATCGCCGTTCGTATAATGGCAGCACTTACGACTACTTTCACACCGGTTTGGACATCGTCGGCAAAGAAGGGGTTGAAATCTATGCTCCAGCGGATGGAGTGGTGGTTTTTGCCGGACCTTTAACGGTGCGTGGAAATGCAACCATGATTGATCACGGCTGGGGAGTTTATACCGGATACTATCATCAAAAGGAAATCTACGTTCAGGTAGGAGACCGCGTTCAGGCCGGACAATTGATTGGTTTGGTAGGCTCCACTGGTCGTTCGCAAGGACCTCACCTCCATTTTGAAGTCTGGGTAAATGGCGTGCAGGTTGATCCGCTGGACTGGCTCAGTCAAACCTACCCCTGAACCGGGGAGTCTGGGTCAAATCCTTCATCGGGTTGTTCGCTCTCGCTTTCTTCTATTTGTGCCAGCAACGCTTCCAGGCATTCCTTTGCTTTGGGGAGATCTTTCGGGGCGACGATGATTTCAGATTCGGCCAGCTTGCCGACATTAACTGGATAAATATGTTGTCCAACTGCTTCCTGTGAGAGATAGGCGGGGATCTGATTTTCCTGCAAAGTCTCTAAAATAAAGTTGCACAGAATCGGATTGTTCGAGCGATAGAGGACAACCCCTCTCGATTGCTGTAAGATTTTTCTTAAAAAGTTGAGAAAGCGGAAAGATTGACTCATGGATAGAGTATAATTAATTTTTGGAGAAAACGAAAGGCAGATTGGCAATTAATTTAGATAAGGCAAGATAGAGATGGTTATTGCGTCAACTACCCTAAAAGAGGATTATTGGGAACAGTTTGAACTGCGCGATCAGGACATTGAGTTTTTATACAATTATCTCTTAGAAAACGAAACTCCCTCAACAACAGCTGAATTACTCACTGTATTGGTAGAGGAACGCATCCGGCAAGAGAAGATCGCTCAGGAGTTTGAACGCAGTCAGGGATGTGAGCTCTATCTCCCAAAAGAGCGTTATCAGGAAGGACAACGTCTGGTTTTTCCTGCCTTCAGCTGGCGGAAGGGGACAGTGATCGGCGTCCGTCCTGGACGCAATCCGGATTTGGGTTCCTTCGAGGTCATTAAGGTCCAGTTCGATCAGGGTGAAACCCGTGAATTTGCAGCTGGCATAGAAAACCACCTTCTCAATCAACCACCCCAGGTCGAAGAGGACGAAGGGCAAATGGATAAACAGGCGGTTCTCGAGACGTATGGAGACCTGCTCAGTCGGCGTCTGATCGAAGGTCTGCGAGACCATTCGGATTTTGTCCAGATTGCCGGAAAGTGGTTTCCGCGCGCCCTTCTGGTGGATATTAACATCGGTCATCTAAATCTGGCTGAAGCTGTCCTGGACATGGCAGGAGGAGGACCGCTGCCCACGGCGAAACTTCTGGAACAGATCGAACTGCAGAGCAATGTCAATCCGAAACTGCTCGAGTTTTCGATGGATTATGCCTTACAGGAGGATGATCGCTTCGATGAAGTTGGAGCTGCCGGTGAGGTCCTATGGTTTCTCAAACGACTGGAGCCGGCCGCGGTTTTGAATCCTCCTTTACACCTACAATATTTTCCGCTTGAAGAGGATCGCTCGCTCTTTACCGATGAGATGCTCCGTTTGGAAGCGAGCTTGCAGGATGAATTGTCTCCACCACCTCAACGAGTTGCCAAAGTCGAGGAGGCTCAAATTACGTTGATTTATCCTCACTGGCGCGAGGGAACCTTGCCGTTGTCGGCGCAAACCCGCCTTCTCTTTCCTACCGCCTATGAAGCGCCACGCATACGCTTTACCATTGTGGATGGAGAGACCAATGAGCGCTTCCCGGCCTGGGTGGTACGTAGCCATGGCTACGTCTATGGGCTCAAAGAATGGTATGAGAAGCGGGGCTTGATGCCCGGAAGTTATGTAAAAGTGCAGCGCGGCAAGAAAGCAGGTGAAGTTATTCTAACCCGACTGGCTCGCCGGCCCGGGCGTGAATGGGTGCGTACAGTTCTGGTGGGTTCGGATGGTGGAATCGTCTTTGCAATGTTAAAACATAATGTGACCGCCCAATTCGACGAACGCATGGCGATTATGGTGCCGGATGTCGAAGGTGTAGATGAAGCCTGGGAAAAGAACCTGCGCGAGCGGGTCCCCTTTGAGAAGACGGTTGTCAGCATGTTGCGGGAATTGTCGAAATTAAATCCTCAAGGACATGCACATGCCAGTGAGCTTTATGCTGCGGTGAATATTCTGCGTCGCTGTCCGCCTGGCCCGATCCTTTCCCTTTTGAACTCACGCCCGTGGTTTGTGCATGTCGGCGATCAGCACTATCGCTATACTGAAAGCGATGAGAATTGATTTGGGGAGGTAGTAAATTGGTCGATCTCAAACGTCCTTTGATCTCGAAACCTACCCTTCAGACTCGCTTTCATATTGATTACGAGTGGTGGCAGCAAAATGACCGTGACTGGCATGTTTATCTGTATAACATTTTGTGCCCGGAACATCAGAAGCTCTTCAGCGAGGGAATTGCGAATGAGGTGTTAGATTGGGTTGACCCTCAAACCGCCGAAGTACAACCGGTCA
This window encodes:
- a CDS encoding peptidase M23B, with product MAGKWLRWLFLMCILAVPVLSVRAQSSAERATYVVQAGDSLWSIAQRFRVSVTELVAVNNLQNPNQLMAGMELTIPAVEGFSGRLTSLPLNYWENLSWISRKYQIPIELVIRLNHIVTPNELYVGASLVLPEEQVATPSSSCYVLSEDLSPLEFAILSQSNPWQLVAQNALTQTIQLLPGEPYRGLDEVEKTNEALSALTCPFTEISFSPQRFLQGKTAAIRLKAKAGLNLQATFMDRTIPFMEETAGEYVLLVGVHAMAQPGIYPFEVREVSAETSHFMVSQMVNVGRVDYPYDNPLSVDPETIDPSVTEPENELWASYAQDFTPQKYWQGEFVFPSPLSKDYCLTSGDCWSSRFGNRRSYNGSTYDYFHTGLDIVGKEGVEIYAPADGVVVFAGPLTVRGNATMIDHGWGVYTGYYHQKEIYVQVGDRVQAGQLIGLVGSTGRSQGPHLHFEVWVNGVQVDPLDWLSQTYP